A portion of the Sulfurospirillum diekertiae genome contains these proteins:
- a CDS encoding sensor histidine kinase produces MIKYLSMRYKFFLMASLGICAIVTLSFLAFDITNKGVVNVNNVFEGSKRVQTIQQTYILPLFKLREQSLSLIMAPNEDLRKDILKKINEMHTQMEEPFSKLPATLYYQWKNYVTLILANQAYLKDDFEEGAFINANTSERDQFYALMDSLEVLQQNELTHSSETYAKANKEAINSRYFIATWLIIIVLLTFMVGFFIAKNIVDSILHVRHGLREFFDYLKSPSTEEATRIHIPLMNKDELGDMARQINQNIEIIQANLEQDSKLIEDATHVVEDLKLGNLNRRLVASGNSDQLNLLKAVMNEMLDNLELRIQQEIDERTRQEQLLIQQSKLAAMGNMIGNIAHQWRQPLGEINALLMIIQVRQHFDDFNEAFLTEKIEECNRITAYMSNTISDFQNFFKPSKDKEIFEINNACERASSIIQASLRYHSIEFSFNATKEIKVLGYPNEFAQALLNILSNAKDVLTDRQIENPFIHMSVKNGEQYTLIKIEDNGGGIAEEYLERIFEPYFTTKHAKQGTGIGLYMTKMIIENNMNGIVTVSNTEHGALFTIKIKHH; encoded by the coding sequence ATGATTAAGTATCTTTCCATGCGTTATAAATTTTTTCTGATGGCATCTTTAGGCATTTGTGCGATTGTCACGCTCTCTTTTTTAGCGTTTGACATTACCAACAAAGGCGTGGTCAATGTCAACAATGTCTTTGAAGGCTCCAAGCGGGTTCAAACGATTCAGCAAACCTACATTTTGCCGCTGTTTAAGCTTCGCGAACAATCTCTCTCACTCATTATGGCGCCGAATGAAGACTTGCGTAAAGATATTCTCAAAAAAATCAACGAGATGCACACACAAATGGAAGAGCCCTTTAGCAAACTGCCTGCGACGCTCTATTATCAGTGGAAAAACTATGTCACACTCATCTTAGCCAACCAAGCCTACCTCAAAGATGACTTTGAAGAGGGGGCGTTTATCAATGCCAATACCTCTGAGCGTGACCAATTTTATGCCCTCATGGATTCTTTGGAAGTCTTGCAGCAAAACGAGCTGACACACTCTTCAGAGACCTATGCCAAAGCCAATAAAGAAGCGATCAATTCGCGTTATTTTATTGCCACTTGGTTGATTATTATTGTACTTTTAACCTTTATGGTAGGCTTTTTCATTGCCAAAAATATTGTTGATTCTATTTTACATGTAAGGCATGGATTAAGAGAGTTTTTTGACTACCTCAAGTCTCCTTCCACCGAAGAAGCCACGCGTATTCACATTCCACTGATGAACAAAGATGAGTTGGGTGATATGGCACGCCAGATCAATCAAAATATTGAAATTATTCAAGCCAATTTGGAACAAGACAGCAAACTCATTGAAGATGCGACCCATGTCGTAGAAGATTTAAAATTAGGCAATCTGAACCGTAGGCTGGTGGCTTCAGGCAATTCCGATCAGCTTAACTTACTCAAAGCCGTGATGAATGAGATGCTGGATAATTTGGAGCTTCGTATTCAGCAGGAGATCGATGAGCGCACCCGTCAAGAGCAGCTCTTAATTCAGCAAAGTAAACTCGCTGCCATGGGCAATATGATCGGCAATATTGCCCATCAGTGGAGACAACCTCTTGGAGAAATCAACGCACTGTTGATGATCATTCAAGTGAGACAACATTTTGATGACTTTAATGAAGCCTTTTTAACGGAAAAAATCGAAGAATGTAACCGCATTACCGCGTACATGTCCAACACGATCAGTGACTTTCAAAACTTCTTTAAACCTTCCAAAGATAAAGAGATTTTTGAAATCAATAATGCCTGTGAGCGAGCAAGTTCCATCATTCAGGCCTCGCTTCGTTATCACTCGATAGAATTTTCGTTTAATGCTACCAAAGAGATAAAAGTGCTTGGCTATCCTAACGAATTTGCGCAAGCGCTGTTAAACATACTTTCTAATGCAAAAGATGTTTTAACCGACAGGCAGATCGAAAATCCTTTTATTCATATGAGTGTCAAAAATGGGGAACAATACACGCTCATTAAAATCGAAGACAATGGCGGTGGTATTGCTGAAGAGTATTTGGAACGTATTTTTGAGCCATATTTTACAACCAAACACGCGAAGCAAGGTACGGGAATTGGTCTTTATATGACCAAAATGATCATTGAAAACAATATGAATGGCATTGTGACCGTTAGCAACACAGAGCATGGTGCACTCTTTACAATCAAAATAAAGCACCATTAA
- a CDS encoding molybdopterin-dependent oxidoreductase — protein MSYSKEKVESILNNGISRRSFLKGLAASGVLTSLPGGILHANEDLNTKIPYLGQKNYQTFRNACPRNCYDTCSIKTYVKDGVMQFIEGATESTYTRGGCCVKGNSYVKRVYSARRLKFPMMQVGGKGSGNWKRISWDYAMETIAKKLLEMKKEDGTLLGAALTKYSGNFGITHYGVEGMFSSIGYTTRLAGTPCWPAGIDAQNLDMGDMWCNDPEEMKDSKFIILWGVNPASNSVHSMKYIYEAKSKGAKVVVIDPIFTEAASKASQYIQIKTGTDGLLALGMAKIIIEANLHDQKWLDANSKGYKEYKAYLDKEIKLENVSKITGIPLAMIKELALSFAKAKPATIWMGYGMQRHTNGGSMIRAIDALVAVSGNIGKYAGGARYGHLSTWGFNYAALSQTKPEGSVGYTGVSAIKGEFAKESGAKAAYTDRSLNINKTARELINAKEPKVRLLWVACKNVFSQDFDRNQLIRMFQQLDLVVVADQFFNETAKWADIVLPVATQFEEYDVNVSYWHYWMTLNEQAIKPLFEVKSDVEIAALLSKHMNKLEAGSCTFPQSVDTKAMTIKEFNPGIYEQFGIKSWEELKNGPVKAKAVIPYADGKFKTPSGKFEFYSDKALELFGNALPSYVEVRKPYDKFRMTSPHSRWSLHSQFQNLEWMEDMHPEPYVYINPDDAEAKMVKEGDTVAVFNKQGLLRVKAKLTDNVQAGTVLMYEQWYNNNIYNVNELVDDTSSDMGAFKTGAPGVALHDTFVNFRKL, from the coding sequence ATGAGTTATTCCAAAGAAAAAGTTGAGAGCATTCTCAACAACGGCATCAGCCGAAGAAGTTTTCTAAAAGGCTTAGCAGCCAGTGGTGTATTGACATCGCTTCCAGGCGGTATTCTTCACGCCAATGAAGACCTCAATACTAAAATCCCCTACCTTGGGCAAAAAAATTACCAAACGTTTCGCAATGCGTGTCCTCGAAACTGTTACGACACCTGTAGTATCAAAACCTACGTCAAAGATGGTGTCATGCAGTTTATCGAAGGCGCAACCGAATCTACCTATACGAGAGGTGGTTGTTGTGTCAAAGGAAATTCTTACGTAAAACGTGTTTACTCAGCACGTCGTCTTAAATTTCCGATGATGCAAGTGGGCGGCAAAGGTTCAGGTAACTGGAAACGCATCTCTTGGGATTATGCGATGGAGACGATTGCCAAAAAACTCTTAGAGATGAAAAAAGAAGATGGAACCTTGCTGGGTGCTGCACTTACCAAGTATTCTGGAAACTTCGGCATCACGCATTACGGTGTTGAGGGAATGTTTAGCTCTATTGGTTATACCACCAGACTTGCGGGAACGCCGTGTTGGCCAGCAGGCATTGACGCGCAAAACCTTGACATGGGCGATATGTGGTGTAATGATCCTGAAGAGATGAAAGACAGCAAATTTATTATACTTTGGGGTGTCAATCCTGCGAGTAACTCCGTTCACTCGATGAAATACATTTACGAAGCAAAGAGTAAAGGGGCAAAAGTTGTGGTCATTGATCCCATTTTTACCGAAGCGGCTTCCAAAGCGAGTCAGTACATTCAGATTAAAACAGGAACAGATGGTCTTTTAGCACTGGGAATGGCAAAAATTATCATTGAGGCTAATTTACACGATCAAAAATGGCTTGATGCAAACTCAAAAGGGTACAAAGAGTACAAAGCGTATCTGGATAAAGAGATCAAACTAGAGAACGTTTCCAAAATCACAGGTATTCCTCTTGCAATGATTAAAGAGTTGGCTTTATCGTTTGCAAAAGCAAAACCTGCAACGATTTGGATGGGGTATGGTATGCAACGTCACACCAATGGTGGCTCAATGATCCGTGCGATTGACGCATTGGTAGCAGTTTCTGGAAACATCGGCAAATACGCAGGTGGTGCGCGTTATGGTCACCTGAGCACATGGGGCTTTAACTATGCGGCACTGTCTCAAACTAAGCCAGAAGGCAGTGTGGGTTACACCGGTGTTAGCGCCATCAAAGGTGAATTTGCGAAAGAGAGTGGTGCAAAAGCAGCCTATACCGATCGTTCTTTAAACATCAATAAAACAGCGCGTGAACTTATCAATGCAAAAGAGCCAAAAGTAAGATTGTTGTGGGTGGCATGTAAAAATGTCTTCTCTCAAGATTTTGACCGCAATCAACTCATTCGTATGTTTCAACAACTTGACCTTGTGGTGGTTGCCGATCAGTTCTTTAATGAAACGGCTAAATGGGCAGACATTGTCCTTCCTGTTGCCACACAATTTGAAGAGTACGATGTCAATGTCTCTTACTGGCATTATTGGATGACACTGAATGAGCAAGCCATCAAACCTCTTTTTGAAGTCAAATCCGATGTTGAAATTGCAGCACTGCTTTCTAAACATATGAACAAACTTGAGGCGGGTTCATGTACTTTCCCACAAAGTGTGGATACCAAAGCCATGACGATCAAAGAGTTTAACCCTGGCATCTACGAGCAATTTGGCATCAAATCATGGGAAGAGCTTAAAAACGGACCAGTCAAAGCCAAAGCGGTCATTCCGTATGCCGATGGAAAGTTTAAAACCCCAAGTGGTAAGTTTGAGTTTTATTCTGACAAAGCCTTGGAGCTTTTTGGCAATGCACTGCCTTCCTATGTTGAAGTGCGTAAACCGTACGATAAATTCCGTATGACATCGCCTCACAGCAGATGGAGCTTACACTCACAGTTCCAAAACTTAGAGTGGATGGAAGATATGCACCCTGAACCATACGTTTACATTAACCCTGATGATGCGGAAGCGAAAATGGTCAAAGAGGGCGATACGGTAGCGGTCTTTAACAAACAAGGGCTTTTGAGAGTCAAAGCCAAACTCACTGACAACGTTCAAGCGGGTACTGTTTTGATGTACGAGCAATGGTATAACAACAATATTTACAACGTCAATGAACTTGTTGATGACACCAGTTCAGACATGGGTGCGTTTAAAACGGGAGCGCCTGGTGTTGCGCTTCATGATACCTTTGTCAACTTTAGAAAACTATAA
- a CDS encoding cache domain-containing protein: MNYFKRKYLSTILFILVFFFLTFAYIVLVFINYDANKTMMQELVKTNQLNIVKGYKRQIDEWLSVKKRIVSSASTFLEKLDPKKNYHDIRQILQSAITTGEFRSVYIGYANDSFITGINWIAPLNYFPTERPWYKVGKERQSIAITLPYIDSDLLKEVVSIVSPIYNHNNGELMAVLSSDLILDSIQKEILSINLPFNGFAFLVSKNGKILVSPDGFSEQKCNGCEPAISAILSNNEMVGTTTYGYNGKKYLVFYEPLENSDWIFATVLNEESIFGELNEQLFQNVIMAVSFSVFGILGLLLFLFLSRKIFEHKRLLDSFAHSSSHAMAIIDKHKNVLLINDPLRKLLAINESIELGDSITQLKEIAGNIELLQTLIEAVHEVMDCTFNAKIIKIPNNDTTECLLVQIMPIIEKGSKIEGCILTINDITNEYRLETHAKEHEQIMIQHSKMAAMGEMVGAITHQWRQPLAALLVLMGMLRIQVKDKIISEDRLIESFDKAVEIVKFMELTLQAFKSFYKTGQEKEYFDSATVVEEVVSIMKPIARIHNIDLSFIYDYKKDYPMFSYSNYVKQILVNLISNAKDAILEKNSTSAEGHIIITLDETSECYVIRVEDDGVGIQKGFEEKLFKEMQTTKGHKGTGHGLYLCKLLIENKLNGTIKIISYANPTVFELTFLKEING; this comes from the coding sequence ATGAATTATTTTAAACGAAAATACCTATCGACTATTTTATTTATTCTTGTTTTCTTCTTTTTAACCTTTGCCTATATCGTTCTTGTTTTTATCAACTATGATGCTAACAAAACGATGATGCAAGAACTCGTTAAGACAAATCAATTGAATATTGTCAAAGGTTATAAGCGTCAAATTGATGAATGGCTTTCTGTTAAAAAGCGTATTGTCTCTTCTGCCTCGACCTTTTTAGAAAAGTTAGATCCTAAAAAAAACTACCACGACATTAGACAAATTTTACAAAGTGCTATTACAACAGGGGAATTTCGAAGTGTTTATATTGGTTATGCCAATGATTCTTTTATTACGGGTATTAATTGGATAGCGCCGTTAAATTATTTTCCTACCGAGCGACCATGGTATAAGGTAGGAAAAGAGCGCCAAAGTATTGCTATTACACTACCTTATATTGATTCCGACCTTTTAAAAGAAGTGGTTTCCATTGTTTCTCCTATCTATAATCACAATAATGGAGAGTTAATGGCTGTTCTCTCAAGTGATTTGATTTTAGATTCTATTCAAAAAGAGATACTTTCTATAAATTTACCCTTTAACGGGTTTGCATTTCTTGTCAGTAAAAACGGAAAAATTCTTGTGAGTCCTGATGGATTTAGCGAACAAAAGTGTAATGGCTGTGAGCCTGCAATCTCTGCTATCCTTTCAAATAATGAGATGGTTGGAACGACAACGTATGGATACAATGGAAAAAAATATTTGGTCTTTTATGAACCTTTGGAAAATAGTGATTGGATTTTTGCGACTGTATTGAATGAGGAGAGTATCTTTGGGGAACTCAATGAGCAACTCTTTCAAAATGTCATTATGGCGGTCAGCTTTAGTGTATTTGGTATTTTAGGACTACTCTTGTTTCTCTTTTTATCGCGAAAAATATTTGAGCATAAACGGCTTTTAGATTCTTTTGCACATAGCAGTAGTCATGCAATGGCAATTATTGATAAACACAAAAATGTTCTTTTAATCAATGACCCACTGAGAAAATTATTAGCAATCAATGAATCCATAGAACTGGGTGATTCCATTACCCAGTTAAAAGAGATAGCGGGAAATATAGAATTACTTCAAACGCTTATTGAAGCAGTACATGAGGTCATGGATTGTACATTTAATGCAAAAATTATTAAAATACCTAATAATGATACGACTGAGTGCCTTTTAGTTCAAATCATGCCTATTATTGAAAAAGGTTCAAAAATAGAAGGTTGCATTTTAACGATTAATGATATTACCAATGAATACCGCCTAGAAACGCATGCAAAAGAGCATGAACAAATTATGATTCAGCACAGTAAAATGGCTGCTATGGGCGAAATGGTAGGAGCTATTACGCATCAGTGGCGGCAACCACTAGCAGCACTTTTGGTTTTGATGGGAATGTTAAGAATTCAAGTTAAAGACAAAATTATCAGTGAAGATAGATTGATAGAGAGTTTTGATAAAGCCGTTGAAATTGTAAAGTTTATGGAACTAACGCTACAAGCATTTAAATCATTTTATAAAACAGGGCAAGAAAAAGAGTATTTTGACAGCGCCACTGTTGTTGAAGAAGTCGTCAGTATCATGAAACCCATAGCGCGTATTCATAATATTGATCTTTCCTTTATTTATGATTACAAAAAAGATTATCCAATGTTTTCATACTCTAATTATGTGAAACAAATTTTAGTTAATCTCATTTCCAATGCAAAAGATGCCATTTTAGAAAAAAACAGCACATCAGCTGAGGGGCATATCATCATTACTTTAGATGAAACATCTGAATGTTATGTCATTCGAGTTGAAGATGATGGTGTTGGTATTCAAAAAGGATTTGAAGAAAAACTTTTTAAAGAAATGCAAACGACGAAAGGTCATAAAGGTACAGGGCATGGTCTTTATTTGTGTAAATTGTTGATTGAAAATAAGTTAAATGGTACGATTAAGATCATTTCTTATGCCAATCCTACTGTATTTGAATTGACTTTCTTAAAGGAAATTAATGGATAA
- a CDS encoding response regulator transcription factor, producing the protein MDKLFLERLKTLTILYAEDEEGIRKNIAASLRYYTKEVIEAENGKIALELYKSEKPDIVITDILMPVMNGVDLVREIRKNDEVTPLVIISAHTDREYLLKVVDLHLEQYIIKPVTLNGLLEALARCLKRITQTHTIVYELPCGYLYDVDHKLLTYEGESIHLNKKEAGFLELLLHNKQRIVTYDELQAHVWQDDVMTDSALRSLVRNLRKKLPKDFITNLSGVGYRFEMC; encoded by the coding sequence GTGGATAAACTCTTTTTAGAACGATTGAAGACGCTCACAATTCTTTATGCTGAAGATGAAGAGGGCATACGAAAAAACATTGCCGCATCGCTTCGCTACTATACTAAAGAGGTGATCGAAGCGGAAAATGGCAAAATTGCCTTAGAGCTCTACAAAAGTGAAAAACCCGATATTGTGATTACCGATATTTTAATGCCTGTGATGAATGGCGTTGATCTGGTACGTGAGATTCGTAAAAACGATGAAGTGACTCCGCTTGTCATTATTTCAGCACATACAGATAGGGAGTATCTGCTGAAAGTCGTGGATCTTCATTTAGAGCAGTACATCATCAAACCGGTGACCCTCAATGGTCTTTTAGAAGCGCTTGCGCGCTGTCTCAAACGCATTACTCAAACGCATACGATTGTCTATGAACTTCCCTGTGGATACTTGTATGATGTCGATCATAAACTATTGACATATGAGGGGGAGAGTATTCATCTCAATAAAAAAGAGGCGGGATTTTTAGAATTACTCTTGCATAATAAACAACGCATTGTCACCTATGACGAGTTACAAGCCCATGTGTGGCAGGACGATGTAATGACCGATAGTGCGCTTCGTTCACTGGTGCGTAATTTACGCAAGAAGTTACCGAAAGATTTTATTACCAATTTATCAGGGGTTGGGTACCGATTTGAGATGTGCTAG
- a CDS encoding TorD/DmsD family molecular chaperone, which yields MQTLQPQTTSRLDDIKHLRDIFNAQNSKELKKAFDALDSSISISEEDLEVQFNRYFVGPMETVADPFASVYLDNPDVFMSKTTLHVRELYETMGFTYSLKNVVPEDHLGVELDAYYQLLFLEEAKEITYLSDLRHYFLHEHLALWIPRFLERGLAQSEHASPAMIFILMQLKSLLIRETTTTRSS from the coding sequence ATGCAAACGCTTCAACCCCAAACGACTTCCAGACTCGATGACATCAAACATCTTCGCGATATTTTTAATGCCCAAAACTCCAAAGAGCTTAAAAAGGCGTTTGATGCACTGGATTCTTCGATAAGCATTTCAGAAGAGGATTTGGAAGTGCAGTTTAATCGCTACTTTGTAGGCCCCATGGAAACCGTTGCCGATCCCTTTGCCTCCGTTTACCTTGACAATCCCGATGTTTTTATGTCCAAAACCACGTTACATGTAAGAGAGTTGTACGAAACGATGGGCTTTACCTATTCGCTTAAAAACGTCGTACCTGAGGATCATTTAGGCGTTGAACTGGACGCGTATTACCAACTACTTTTTTTAGAAGAGGCTAAAGAGATAACCTATTTGAGTGACCTTCGTCACTATTTTTTACACGAACATTTAGCCCTTTGGATACCGCGCTTTTTAGAGCGTGGTTTAGCGCAGAGTGAACATGCCTCTCCTGCGATGATTTTTATTTTAATGCAGCTCAAATCGTTACTGATAAGAGAAACCACGACAACAAGGAGTTCTTGA
- a CDS encoding ABC transporter substrate-binding protein, translated as MRCARLLLLLLVCITFGWAQEWKNPFYYRSDDTTSVLINERVAGSHIKVFLPTMPYLYVSKLVNGTLVRSSGNHEGWEYMMATSYKKIDDLTYEFSLRKGVLFQDGTPFNADSVVENFTYFMQDPVVYSDIHKRLKGVSKVDDHTIRIHLYKPYGLLFSDLTSINLYTSAYLKRYGWSTKEGSTCNSMQAPGPYGLGPYILKQGYATGRFQTPILELQANPNYYEAGLPYIENVTIYTELTSAQSVSMALEEERLDITPIPFNKKVETVLSKYARLYTKPSTHSISIYFNLLKPNSKLRDQKIRIALNKAVNQANLLNFVYKKEGELAPTEASVNYRSVKLATANLQTWGERALHNPDEEKELKAILNGLELDVITMDRFMFLWRGIEYQLKKYGVTLHYTTTPNEKEIYEQLLTNRESPKKWDILTWGNDDWSSNNPWTAFFAYRISDKWSAIDKDDVMQGYIEHFFDVEFQSKAFDEVVAQIVKRAYEKAYMLFVPSPNIVLAVNKEVRYEPSSVLLMPLWKAKLTKYHWSIRGNAAYPKEREAPMLPLRFDYD; from the coding sequence TTGAGATGTGCTAGACTCTTACTTTTACTGCTTGTGTGTATCACCTTTGGTTGGGCACAAGAGTGGAAAAATCCTTTTTATTACCGTAGTGATGATACCACTTCGGTACTCATTAATGAGCGTGTGGCAGGCTCTCACATCAAAGTCTTTTTACCCACGATGCCTTACTTGTACGTCTCAAAACTGGTCAATGGCACACTGGTTCGCTCCAGTGGCAACCATGAAGGGTGGGAGTATATGATGGCAACATCGTATAAAAAGATAGACGATCTCACCTATGAATTTTCCTTGAGAAAAGGAGTACTTTTTCAAGATGGAACGCCGTTTAACGCCGATTCTGTAGTGGAAAATTTTACCTATTTTATGCAAGATCCTGTGGTTTATTCGGATATTCATAAGAGACTTAAAGGTGTGAGTAAAGTGGATGATCATACCATTCGTATTCACCTGTATAAACCTTACGGACTGCTCTTTAGCGATCTGACTTCTATCAATCTGTACACATCCGCCTACCTCAAACGTTATGGGTGGAGCACGAAAGAGGGCTCTACATGTAACAGTATGCAAGCACCTGGACCTTATGGACTGGGACCGTATATTTTAAAACAAGGCTACGCAACAGGGCGGTTTCAAACGCCTATTTTAGAGCTTCAAGCCAATCCAAACTATTATGAAGCGGGGTTGCCTTACATTGAGAATGTAACTATCTATACAGAACTGACATCTGCCCAATCGGTCAGTATGGCGTTGGAGGAAGAGCGTTTAGATATAACACCGATTCCTTTTAATAAAAAAGTAGAGACCGTTCTTTCTAAGTATGCAAGACTTTATACGAAACCTTCAACGCACAGTATCTCGATCTATTTTAACTTGCTTAAGCCCAACAGTAAGCTAAGAGACCAAAAAATACGCATTGCACTCAATAAAGCGGTCAATCAAGCTAATTTGCTCAATTTTGTCTATAAAAAAGAGGGTGAACTCGCACCCACAGAAGCTTCGGTGAATTATCGCTCTGTGAAACTGGCAACGGCAAACCTTCAAACCTGGGGTGAACGTGCACTTCATAATCCAGACGAGGAGAAGGAACTTAAAGCGATTTTGAATGGGTTGGAGCTGGATGTCATTACGATGGATCGTTTTATGTTTTTATGGCGAGGCATTGAGTATCAGCTCAAAAAATACGGCGTAACCCTTCACTACACTACAACACCCAATGAAAAAGAGATCTATGAGCAACTCCTCACCAACAGAGAGTCCCCCAAAAAATGGGATATTTTAACATGGGGTAATGACGACTGGAGCAGTAACAATCCTTGGACGGCTTTCTTTGCGTACCGCATCTCCGATAAATGGTCGGCGATTGATAAAGACGATGTGATGCAAGGCTACATCGAACATTTTTTTGATGTTGAATTTCAAAGCAAGGCTTTTGATGAGGTAGTAGCACAAATTGTCAAGCGTGCGTATGAAAAAGCGTATATGCTTTTTGTTCCATCCCCCAATATTGTTTTAGCGGTCAATAAAGAAGTACGTTATGAGCCTTCATCGGTTTTATTGATGCCTCTGTGGAAGGCAAAGCTGACCAAATATCACTGGTCGATCAGAGGCAATGCGGCGTATCCAAAAGAGCGCGAAGCACCCATGTTACCTTTAAGGTTTGATTATGATTAA
- a CDS encoding ferredoxin-thioredoxin reductase catalytic domain-containing protein codes for MITKIDMNSPEFLAEFEKTEAFTDKVCAQFGFAYTPLDEVKESIQQGLTRNKMIYGKRYCPCFMVIGSTPEEQASADNRLCPCTPALTVEIPQTGKCHCTIFCTPEHARELAKEENMEEVAHTHTRGLSKEECEALMKKKQIDGNELEALLEARKHGIVNFNLVDTREWMEWISNRITGTDFLIPTTSFHDALSQLNGKENIPVILYCYSGSRSAYCQRILLHMGYKTVLNLEHGIMSYDGECESGE; via the coding sequence TTGATAACTAAAATAGATATGAACTCTCCCGAATTTTTAGCAGAATTTGAAAAAACAGAAGCGTTTACCGATAAAGTCTGTGCACAATTTGGCTTTGCGTACACACCCCTTGATGAAGTCAAAGAGTCCATCCAACAAGGCTTAACACGCAATAAAATGATTTATGGCAAACGCTACTGCCCCTGTTTTATGGTCATAGGTAGCACACCCGAAGAGCAAGCTAGCGCAGATAACCGTTTGTGCCCCTGCACCCCTGCACTCACCGTTGAAATTCCCCAAACAGGCAAATGCCACTGCACGATCTTCTGCACACCCGAACATGCACGAGAGCTCGCAAAAGAAGAAAACATGGAAGAAGTAGCGCATACACATACCAGAGGACTCAGCAAAGAAGAGTGTGAAGCGTTAATGAAGAAAAAGCAGATTGATGGCAATGAACTTGAAGCGTTGCTCGAAGCTAGAAAGCATGGCATTGTGAATTTTAATCTTGTGGATACACGTGAATGGATGGAATGGATCAGCAATCGCATCACAGGAACGGACTTCCTCATTCCAACCACCAGTTTTCATGATGCACTCTCACAACTCAATGGCAAAGAGAACATCCCTGTCATTTTATACTGTTACAGCGGAAGTCGAAGTGCGTACTGTCAACGCATTTTATTGCACATGGGGTATAAAACCGTGCTCAACCTTGAACACGGCATTATGTCGTATGATGGAGAATGTGAAAGCGGAGAATAA
- a CDS encoding 4Fe-4S dicluster domain-containing protein — MQKAFLVDGSICLGCNTCAMACKNQYHQDDGILWRKVREIGAEDYLMDNNNILPTLTSYQKAPKAQMPMERFYFSLACNHCENPACVAICPVGAHTKDPETGICKHDQTICIGCGGCVKACPFGASKFNTKMGQAEKCSMCWERQADGKTTACVQACPVGAIAIIDLHDPKYKEYANASPVGIDYAINAETHPSTRFILPHMPKEVYRQPKG; from the coding sequence ATGCAAAAAGCTTTTTTAGTCGATGGCAGTATCTGTCTAGGATGTAATACGTGTGCAATGGCCTGTAAAAATCAGTATCATCAAGACGATGGAATTTTATGGCGCAAAGTAAGAGAGATTGGGGCAGAAGATTATTTGATGGACAACAACAATATCTTGCCAACTTTAACGTCGTATCAAAAAGCACCCAAAGCGCAAATGCCGATGGAGCGTTTTTACTTCTCCTTGGCGTGTAACCACTGCGAAAATCCAGCGTGTGTGGCGATTTGTCCTGTGGGCGCACATACGAAAGACCCAGAGACTGGCATTTGTAAACACGACCAAACGATTTGTATTGGCTGTGGTGGTTGTGTCAAAGCGTGTCCATTTGGTGCGTCAAAGTTTAATACCAAAATGGGACAAGCCGAGAAGTGCAGTATGTGTTGGGAGCGCCAAGCCGATGGCAAAACAACGGCGTGCGTGCAAGCTTGTCCTGTGGGGGCTATTGCGATTATTGACTTACATGACCCTAAATACAAAGAGTATGCCAATGCTTCTCCCGTAGGTATTGACTATGCGATCAATGCAGAGACACACCCTAGTACGCGGTTTATTCTTCCACATATGCCAAAAGAGGTTTACAGACAACCTAAAGGATAG